Proteins encoded within one genomic window of Brenneria nigrifluens DSM 30175 = ATCC 13028:
- a CDS encoding YcbJ family phosphotransferase: MEQLKAELSTVLGESLSRMECVSEQPYAHLYALYDKEGHAIPLLAKGYVCQGVAQQEAYKLSMLAREGDVRLPTVYGLVITQQAPYKELLLIERLRGVSVEAPCRTAQRWTLLMDQIVESVLAWHRIDSHGCVGSVDSTQENDWFRWYRQRLEVLWATLLNVSAPLLTQRDRSLLYRSRQCLPALFDDFNDSCVLMHGNLSLRSMLKDARSDQLLAMINPGMMLWAPREYELLRLCESGMPEQLLYRYLNKAPVAESFVYRRWLYVIWEAVSRYIHTGQLDRRLFDTASRELSPWLE, translated from the coding sequence ATGGAACAGTTGAAAGCTGAATTAAGCACGGTACTGGGGGAAAGCCTGAGCCGGATGGAGTGCGTAAGCGAACAACCCTACGCCCACCTCTATGCGCTGTATGATAAAGAAGGCCATGCCATTCCTCTGCTGGCCAAAGGCTACGTCTGCCAGGGCGTGGCGCAGCAGGAGGCCTACAAGCTTTCCATGCTGGCGCGCGAAGGGGATGTCCGGCTGCCGACGGTATACGGTTTGGTGATTACCCAGCAGGCCCCCTATAAAGAGCTGTTGCTGATCGAGCGCTTGCGCGGGGTTTCCGTCGAGGCGCCTTGCCGCACGGCGCAACGCTGGACGCTGCTGATGGACCAAATCGTGGAGAGCGTACTGGCCTGGCACCGTATCGACAGCCACGGCTGCGTCGGCTCCGTCGACAGCACCCAGGAGAACGACTGGTTTCGCTGGTATCGGCAACGGCTGGAAGTCCTGTGGGCTACCCTGCTTAATGTCAGCGCGCCGCTGTTGACCCAACGGGATCGCAGCCTGCTATACCGTTCCCGTCAGTGCTTACCTGCGTTATTCGATGATTTCAACGATAGCTGCGTGCTGATGCACGGCAATCTCTCGTTACGCAGCATGCTGAAAGATGCGCGCAGCGATCAACTGCTGGCGATGATCAATCCGGGCATGATGCTCTGGGCGCCCAGAGAGTACGAACTGCTGCGCCTGTGCGAATCGGGGATGCCGGAACAGTTGCTTTATCGCTATCTTAATAAGGCGCCGGTTGCCGAGTCGTTTGTTTACCGCCGCTGGCTGTACGTTATCTGGGAAGCGGTCTCGCGCTATATCCATACCGGACAGCTGGATCGCCGGCTGTTTGACACCGCGTCGCGCGAGCTTTCTCCCTGGCTGGAATAG
- the elyC gene encoding envelope biogenesis factor ElyC, producing MLFIAKKFIGGLLQPLPLLLLLMGAGLLLLWFTRWQRGGKALILLSWLTLVLISVQPIADRLLLPLEKQYPTWQTGRIHANYIVVLGGGYTYNPHWAPSSNLIGNSLPRVTEGVRLYHANPGAKMIFTGAAARGNPVSSAKTAALVAESLGVPAGDILILDTPRDTEEEAASSANIIGKQPFLLVTSANHLPRAMRFFQAQGLNPIPAPANQMAITSALNPWEKVFPSAYYLSHSERAWYETLGRLWQRLKGGEPAPDAAG from the coding sequence ATGTTGTTCATAGCAAAAAAATTTATTGGCGGCCTGTTGCAGCCTCTTCCGCTGCTGCTGTTATTGATGGGCGCCGGTCTATTGCTGTTGTGGTTTACGCGCTGGCAGCGCGGCGGCAAGGCGCTGATTCTGCTGAGCTGGCTCACGCTGGTATTAATTAGCGTTCAGCCCATCGCCGATCGGCTGTTATTGCCATTGGAAAAACAGTATCCGACCTGGCAGACGGGACGCATTCATGCGAACTATATTGTGGTGCTGGGCGGAGGATACACCTATAACCCGCACTGGGCGCCAAGTTCCAACCTTATCGGCAACAGCCTGCCGCGCGTTACCGAGGGGGTGCGGCTTTATCACGCCAATCCGGGCGCCAAAATGATTTTCACCGGCGCCGCAGCGCGGGGCAACCCGGTGAGCAGCGCGAAAACCGCGGCGCTGGTGGCCGAAAGCCTGGGCGTCCCGGCTGGGGATATTTTGATACTGGACACGCCGCGGGATACGGAAGAGGAGGCCGCCAGTAGCGCAAATATCATCGGCAAACAGCCGTTTTTACTGGTGACATCGGCGAATCATTTACCCCGCGCCATGCGTTTCTTCCAGGCGCAGGGGCTGAACCCCATTCCCGCGCCCGCCAATCAGATGGCGATTACCTCGGCGCTGAATCCGTGGGAGAAGGTATTTCCGTCGGCCTACTACCTGTCGCACAGCGAACGGGCCTGGTACGAAACATTGGGACGCCTGTGGCAACGCCTGAAAGGCGGCGAACCGGCGCCGGACGCGGCCGGATAA
- a CDS encoding Trm112 family protein has translation MDHRLLEIVACPVCNGRLYFNKEKQELICKVDGLAYPVRDGIPVLLDHEARTLGADEITQ, from the coding sequence ATGGATCACCGCTTGCTGGAAATTGTCGCCTGTCCGGTATGTAACGGACGCTTATACTTCAATAAAGAAAAACAGGAACTGATATGCAAGGTTGACGGGCTGGCCTATCCGGTGCGCGACGGCATTCCGGTATTGCTGGATCACGAGGCGCGTACCCTGGGGGCTGACGAGATCACACAATGA
- the kdsB gene encoding 3-deoxy-manno-octulosonate cytidylyltransferase, giving the protein MNFNVIIPARFASSRLPGKPLADINGKPMVVHVMERAQESGARRVIVATDHPDVEAVVRQSGGEVCLTSPDHHSGTERLAEVIERYGFSDEEIIVNVQGDEPLIPPVIVRQVAENLAACRAGMATLAVPIESSEEAFNPNAVKVVTDAEGYALYFSRAPIPWERERFSRSKESIGDHFLRHIGIYAYRAGFVRRYVGWAPSQLEQIELLEQLRVLWYGEKIHVAVAKSVPSVGVDTPEDLARVRIAMAGG; this is encoded by the coding sequence ATGAATTTCAACGTTATTATCCCGGCTCGCTTTGCTTCCAGCCGCTTGCCGGGTAAGCCGCTGGCGGATATCAACGGTAAGCCGATGGTGGTGCATGTGATGGAGCGTGCGCAGGAGTCGGGGGCCCGGCGGGTTATTGTTGCCACCGATCACCCCGACGTCGAGGCGGTGGTGCGGCAGTCGGGCGGGGAAGTGTGCCTCACCAGCCCGGATCACCATTCCGGCACCGAGCGCCTGGCCGAAGTAATTGAGCGCTATGGCTTTTCCGATGAGGAAATCATTGTCAACGTGCAGGGCGACGAACCGTTGATTCCGCCGGTGATCGTTCGTCAGGTGGCGGAGAATCTGGCTGCCTGCCGGGCCGGCATGGCCACGCTGGCGGTGCCGATTGAAAGCAGCGAGGAGGCGTTCAATCCCAACGCGGTTAAAGTGGTGACGGATGCCGAAGGTTACGCGCTCTATTTTTCCCGCGCGCCGATCCCCTGGGAACGCGAGCGTTTTAGCCGCTCGAAAGAGAGCATCGGCGACCACTTTTTGCGCCACATCGGCATCTACGCCTATCGGGCGGGTTTTGTGCGCCGCTATGTGGGCTGGGCGCCCAGCCAGCTGGAGCAAATCGAACTGCTGGAGCAGCTTCGGGTGTTGTGGTACGGCGAAAAAATCCACGTAGCGGTGGCGAAATCCGTTCCCAGCGTGGGCGTGGATACGCCGGAAGATCTGGCCCGGGTGCGCATCGCGATGGCGGGAGGCTGA
- the lpxK gene encoding tetraacyldisaccharide 4'-kinase produces the protein MIDRIWSGRSPLYRLLIPLSLLYGLIAFLIRQSYRRGWRKSWRVPVPVVVVGNLTAGGNGKTPVVIWLVEQLRRKGLRAGVVSRGYGGKAQRYPLVVDDNVTTDQAGDEPVLIYQRTGAPVAVAPKRRLAVEALLARYPLDVIITDDGLQHYALARDIELVVVDGVRRFGNGWWLPAGPMRERESRLSTVDAVIVNGGSARPGEIAMRLTVGMAVNLVTGEKRPVKQLQNAVAMAGIGHPQRFFATLRDAGVTISREVAFADHQGYRLEQLQPLTDDERQPLLMTEKDAVKCRAFARRNWWYLPVDATLAEPAAARLLDRLETLLASRR, from the coding sequence ATGATTGATCGCATCTGGTCGGGACGCTCGCCGCTTTACCGGCTGTTAATCCCCTTGTCGCTGCTCTACGGGCTGATCGCTTTTCTGATCCGCCAAAGTTATCGCCGGGGATGGCGTAAAAGCTGGCGAGTGCCGGTGCCGGTGGTGGTGGTGGGAAATCTGACGGCGGGGGGAAACGGCAAAACCCCGGTGGTTATCTGGCTGGTGGAACAGTTACGGCGCAAAGGACTGCGGGCCGGCGTGGTGTCCCGCGGTTACGGCGGCAAAGCGCAGCGCTACCCGCTAGTGGTGGACGATAACGTCACCACCGACCAGGCCGGCGATGAACCGGTGCTGATTTATCAACGCACCGGCGCGCCGGTGGCGGTGGCGCCCAAACGTCGTCTGGCGGTGGAGGCCCTGCTGGCGCGCTATCCGCTGGATGTGATAATAACCGACGACGGCTTGCAACATTATGCGCTGGCCCGCGATATCGAGCTGGTGGTGGTCGACGGCGTGCGGCGCTTTGGCAATGGCTGGTGGCTGCCCGCCGGCCCGATGCGCGAGCGGGAAAGCCGCCTGAGCACGGTGGATGCGGTTATCGTTAATGGCGGCAGTGCGCGGCCCGGCGAGATCGCCATGCGGCTGACGGTCGGGATGGCGGTCAATCTGGTCACAGGGGAAAAACGCCCGGTCAAACAGTTACAGAACGCGGTGGCGATGGCGGGCATCGGCCACCCGCAGCGTTTTTTTGCTACGCTACGTGATGCCGGGGTAACTATTTCGCGCGAGGTGGCGTTTGCCGATCATCAAGGCTACCGGTTGGAGCAACTGCAACCGCTGACCGATGATGAAAGACAACCCTTGCTGATGACGGAAAAGGATGCGGTCAAGTGCCGGGCGTTTGCCCGCCGCAACTGGTGGTATCTGCCGGTGGACGCCACGCTGGCGGAACCGGCGGCCGCACGGCTGCTCGACCGATTGGAGACGTTGCTGGCCAGTCGCCGGTGA
- the cmoM gene encoding tRNA uridine 5-oxyacetic acid(34) methyltransferase CmoM produces MQDRNFNDIAEKFAQNIYGTTKGKLRQAVLWQDLSALLAQLPDGPLNILDAGGGEGQMACRLAALGHQVLLCDLSDEMIQRAKDAAAAQGVSHNMRFVQSAAQDIGRYMSRPADLILFHAVLEWVAQPRQALDILYDCLAPGGVLSLMFYNRHGLLMRNMVLGNFAYVQAGMPKRKRRSLSPDHPLDPQQVYGWLDEMGLAILGKTGVRVFHDYLQNKQQQNDNFAEILELEQRYCRQEPFVSLGRYIHVMAQKNHLKDAL; encoded by the coding sequence ATGCAGGATCGCAATTTTAACGACATTGCTGAAAAGTTCGCCCAGAATATTTATGGCACCACCAAGGGTAAACTGCGACAGGCGGTATTATGGCAGGATCTCAGCGCTCTGCTGGCGCAGCTTCCCGATGGGCCGTTAAACATTCTGGATGCGGGCGGCGGAGAAGGGCAGATGGCCTGTCGCCTGGCCGCTTTAGGACATCAGGTCTTGTTGTGCGATCTGTCAGATGAGATGATTCAACGCGCCAAAGATGCCGCCGCCGCGCAAGGGGTGAGCCACAATATGCGTTTCGTACAGAGCGCCGCGCAGGATATCGGGCGGTATATGTCTCGGCCCGCCGATCTGATATTGTTTCATGCGGTGCTGGAATGGGTGGCGCAACCTCGGCAGGCGCTTGATATATTGTATGATTGTCTGGCGCCGGGCGGCGTGTTATCCCTGATGTTCTATAACCGGCACGGCCTGTTGATGCGTAACATGGTATTGGGTAATTTCGCCTACGTGCAGGCCGGTATGCCGAAGCGTAAACGGCGGTCGCTGTCGCCCGATCATCCGCTGGATCCGCAGCAGGTATATGGCTGGCTTGATGAGATGGGACTCGCCATCCTTGGTAAAACGGGCGTCCGGGTGTTTCATGACTATTTGCAGAATAAGCAGCAACAGAATGATAATTTTGCCGAGATTCTTGAGTTGGAACAGCGTTATTGCCGGCAGGAACCCTTTGTGAGTCTGGGACGTTATATCCATGTCATGGCGCAAAAAAACCATTTGAAGGATGCATTATGA